CAGCCTGGCGGCCGAGCATCTGGCGACCGAAGCCGATCTCGCCGCGTCGGGCGTGCCGGCGACGATCCTGCGCAACGGCTGGTATACCGAGAATTATACCGGCTCGGTCGGCGGTGCGGTCGCCGGCGGGGCGTTTATCGGCACGTCGGGCGAAGGCCGCATCTCGTCCGCCACCCGCACAGACTATGCCGACGCCGCCGTCGCGGTGCTCATCGGCGCGGGCCATGAGGGCAAGGTCTATGAACTGGCTGGCGACGACGCCTATACGCTCGCCGATCTCGCCGCGGAGATTTCGCGCCAGACGGGCCAGGACATCCCCTACCGGAACCTGTCCGAGGCCGATTATGCGGCGGCGCTGGCCGGCTTCGGATTGCCGGCGGACTTTGCCGCGATGCTCGCCAGCTGGGGCACCGGCACCGCTGCCGGCGCGCTGTTCGACGATGGCCGTGCG
This genomic window from Sphingomonas abietis contains:
- a CDS encoding SDR family oxidoreductase; protein product: MTIAVTGATGQLGRLVIEALKQKIAADDIVALARTPEKASDLGVPVRGFDYAAPATLAPALEGVDTLLLVSSNAVGERVAQHRHVIEAAKAAGVTRIVYTSLLHADVSPLSLAAEHLATEADLAASGVPATILRNGWYTENYTGSVGGAVAGGAFIGTSGEGRISSATRTDYADAAVAVLIGAGHEGKVYELAGDDAYTLADLAAEISRQTGQDIPYRNLSEADYAAALAGFGLPADFAAMLASWGTGTAAGALFDDGRALSALTGKSTTPMAESVKAALA